A single window of Chloracidobacterium sp. DNA harbors:
- a CDS encoding sigma-70 family RNA polymerase sigma factor, translating into MSDSLEVTNLLNRVGAGDASAPDELLPLVYGELRKLAQGYLKNEREGHTLQATALVHEAYIRLVDWENVSWQNRAHFFSVAANVMRRILVDHARARRAEKRGFGQTLALDEAISFSSQREVDLVRLDDALESLAAIDPVQEKIVELRFFGGLTIDETAHALQVSPSTVKREWTVAKAWLFREISR; encoded by the coding sequence ATGTCGGATTCGCTCGAGGTAACAAATTTGCTAAATAGAGTCGGGGCGGGTGATGCTTCGGCTCCCGACGAGTTGCTGCCGCTCGTTTACGGCGAACTGCGCAAACTAGCTCAGGGCTATCTCAAAAATGAGCGGGAGGGCCACACCCTACAGGCAACTGCTCTCGTCCACGAAGCATATATACGGCTGGTGGATTGGGAAAATGTATCCTGGCAGAACCGCGCTCATTTCTTTTCGGTGGCGGCAAATGTGATGCGAAGGATACTGGTCGATCACGCTCGCGCAAGACGTGCGGAAAAACGCGGTTTCGGACAGACACTTGCGTTAGACGAGGCGATAAGTTTCTCGAGTCAGCGTGAAGTGGATCTGGTCAGGCTCGACGATGCTCTTGAGTCGTTGGCGGCGATCGACCCGGTTCAGGAGAAGATAGTCGAATTGCGCTTTTTCGGAGGCCTTACGATCGACGAGACCGCACACGCCCTGCAAGTCTCACCCTCGACTGTCAAACGTGAATGGACGGTCGCAAAGGCTTGGCTCTTCCGCGAGATCAGCCGTTGA
- a CDS encoding serine/threonine protein kinase produces MSDIDWQNVKDIFIAALELDESQRSEFLSERCNGETDMRSEVESLLRSHFESEDFIENPAIEVSEIFGNKDVRIDQQFGHYTIEREIGHGGMGAVFLARRNDGEFDQKVALKIVRQSIAEHHIIERFKNERQILASLSHPNIARLLDGGVADSGEPFIAMEYIEGVPIDEFATSHNFSINQKLRLFIKVCSAVAYAHRNLIIHRDIKPGNILVGTDGEPKLLDFGLAKLTDERLLADPSQTQTAFRALTPAYASPEQLKDDVITTSSDVYSLGILLFELLTGERPFRFEGKMLDEIIRTVAGTAPALPSKIAMSASHDPQLLKGDLDNIILCALRNEPERRYHSVEALAEDIERHLNGLPVSARPNTFSYRTGTFIKRNKIAVATASLVLISIFVGLGATLWQSRVAAKERDQALHEQKKSEQLSNFLQTILSSASPEESGKDTKVIEMLDNSAGRIDEEFADQPELRAQALLTIGKTYTQLSLLDKAGTVLRKALDLSTDIYGTENKTTSTCMMYLGTVNMGIGKFDEAEKLLTEGTEIDRRLSPKGSNELAYGLNALGEFYVRKAEYERSKPILQESISIYDDLFGANNKDSAFVMISVGRAQAFAGDKDGAETTFRQALAIYEQLPIRYELRIAFIKINLGNLLANRGNYDEGIALMLDAEATFAKKQGDSFNTFNSKVFLCRAYFLKGAYDQAATNGTIGIEMARKLNLKNNPSYVEMLLFTGLSLSRGGTPQKGEELLREGLKVAENGFPGEVADAKGCLGENLAAQKRFVEAQTLLSESYESLKASVGEQSPRTVQVKNLLDSISQTKKNTVPKTK; encoded by the coding sequence ATGAGCGACATCGACTGGCAAAACGTAAAGGATATTTTCATCGCCGCACTCGAACTCGACGAGTCGCAACGCTCGGAGTTTCTGTCCGAACGCTGCAATGGTGAGACCGATATGCGGTCCGAGGTCGAGTCGCTGCTTAGATCACATTTCGAGAGCGAGGATTTTATCGAAAATCCCGCGATCGAGGTAAGTGAGATATTCGGCAACAAAGATGTCCGGATCGACCAGCAATTCGGCCACTACACGATTGAGCGGGAAATCGGCCACGGTGGTATGGGCGCTGTATTCCTGGCACGACGTAATGACGGCGAATTTGACCAAAAGGTCGCGCTCAAGATAGTCCGCCAATCGATCGCTGAGCACCACATAATCGAGCGATTTAAGAATGAACGCCAGATACTCGCGTCACTTAGCCATCCCAATATCGCACGACTGCTCGATGGCGGCGTCGCCGACAGCGGCGAACCGTTTATCGCGATGGAGTACATCGAAGGCGTGCCGATCGACGAATTTGCGACGAGCCACAATTTCTCGATAAACCAGAAACTTCGATTATTTATAAAGGTCTGTTCCGCAGTCGCTTACGCCCATCGAAACCTGATTATCCATCGCGATATCAAGCCAGGCAACATCCTCGTCGGTACCGACGGCGAACCAAAATTGCTTGATTTTGGATTAGCAAAACTGACTGACGAGCGGCTTTTGGCGGACCCATCTCAAACCCAAACCGCATTTCGTGCACTGACACCGGCATACGCTAGCCCCGAGCAATTGAAAGACGATGTGATCACAACCTCGTCGGACGTTTACAGCCTCGGCATTCTGCTTTTTGAATTGCTGACCGGCGAGCGGCCGTTTCGATTCGAAGGCAAAATGCTCGACGAGATCATCCGGACGGTCGCAGGAACGGCACCCGCTCTTCCATCAAAGATTGCGATGTCAGCAAGCCACGATCCGCAATTATTAAAGGGCGATCTCGACAACATTATTCTGTGCGCCCTTCGAAATGAACCGGAACGCCGCTATCACTCGGTCGAGGCATTGGCCGAAGATATCGAAAGGCATTTGAACGGATTGCCGGTGTCTGCTCGGCCGAACACATTCAGTTACCGGACCGGAACATTTATCAAACGCAATAAGATCGCGGTTGCAACCGCGTCTTTGGTCCTGATCAGCATCTTCGTCGGCCTCGGAGCAACTCTCTGGCAATCGCGTGTCGCTGCAAAGGAGCGGGATCAGGCTCTGCACGAACAGAAGAAATCGGAACAACTAAGCAATTTTCTCCAGACGATCCTCTCGTCCGCCTCACCCGAAGAAAGTGGGAAAGACACAAAGGTGATCGAAATGCTCGATAACTCCGCCGGCCGAATAGATGAGGAATTTGCGGACCAACCCGAACTTAGAGCACAAGCTTTGTTAACGATCGGAAAGACCTACACTCAACTCAGCCTGCTTGATAAGGCGGGCACCGTGCTCCGTAAAGCGTTAGATCTGAGTACAGATATCTACGGAACCGAAAACAAAACCACATCTACTTGTATGATGTATTTGGGAACGGTGAATATGGGCATCGGTAAGTTCGATGAGGCGGAAAAGCTTCTCACCGAAGGCACCGAGATCGACCGAAGGCTTTCACCTAAGGGCAGCAATGAGTTGGCTTACGGTTTGAATGCATTGGGGGAATTCTACGTAAGAAAGGCTGAATATGAACGGTCAAAGCCCATTTTGCAAGAATCGATCTCGATCTATGACGATCTATTTGGAGCAAATAATAAGGATTCGGCATTTGTAATGATCTCAGTCGGACGTGCTCAGGCGTTTGCGGGAGACAAGGATGGTGCCGAGACCACGTTTCGGCAGGCTCTGGCGATCTATGAGCAATTGCCCATTCGGTACGAACTGCGGATCGCCTTTATCAAGATAAATCTCGGTAATCTACTGGCAAACAGAGGCAACTACGATGAGGGAATCGCTTTGATGCTCGATGCTGAGGCTACATTTGCAAAGAAGCAGGGCGATTCGTTCAATACATTCAACTCGAAGGTATTTCTTTGTCGGGCATATTTTCTTAAAGGTGCCTACGATCAAGCAGCGACGAACGGCACTATCGGGATCGAAATGGCCCGAAAACTAAATCTTAAAAATAACCCGAGTTATGTTGAAATGCTGCTTTTTACGGGTTTATCACTATCGCGGGGCGGGACGCCGCAAAAGGGCGAAGAGCTATTGCGTGAGGGACTAAAAGTCGCCGAAAATGGTTTTCCCGGTGAAGTTGCCGATGCCAAAGGATGCCTTGGCGAAAATCTCGCAGCCCAGAAGCGCTTTGTAGAGGCTCAAACGTTACTTTCTGAATCATATGAAAGCCTGAAAGCGTCGGTTGGCGAACAAAGTCCGCGCACCGTGCAGGTAAAGAATTTGCTGGATTCAATTTCTCAAACCAAAAAGAATACGGTGCCGAAGACGAAATAG
- the zwf gene encoding glucose-6-phosphate dehydrogenase, translating to MTDTRKIADPCVMVIFGATGDLTKRKLFPALYNLAKGDFLPHTFAIIGVGRQEMTTEEFRKEIIANLHEFIPNDKDEKIIDWFAERTYYTGGDFDDDKKLFGDIKKLIGEVTVKHQIPNNFFYYLATPPSLFANVTHKIVNNGLGKEENGNWRRFIYEKPFGHDLDSAKQLNADLLKTIKEDQIYRIDHYLGKETVQNILVFRFGNSIFEPIWNRNFIDHVQITVAESLGVEQRGGYYDSAGALRDMIPNHIFQLVTLTAMEPPVSFEANAVRDEQAKILHAIQPFSPSDVLHCAARGQYGDGTINDTAVPAYRTEEKIAPFSNTETFAALKLSIDNWRWAGVPFYLRTGKRMPAKHSSIVIQFKAAPFVLFRDTSVEKLTTNRIVIHIQPDEGITLHFGAKVPGPIVSMGAVDMDFNYVDYFGEQVATGYERLLFDCMIGDATLFQRADMVEAGWSIVTPILDVWNALPARDFPNYASGTWGPAESEKLLERDGRAWKNLVD from the coding sequence ATGACAGATACACGAAAAATTGCCGACCCGTGCGTGATGGTAATATTCGGAGCGACCGGAGACCTTACCAAACGCAAGCTCTTCCCGGCACTTTACAATCTTGCCAAGGGCGATTTTCTGCCGCACACGTTTGCGATCATCGGCGTCGGGCGTCAGGAAATGACGACTGAGGAATTTCGCAAGGAAATAATCGCAAATCTGCACGAATTTATCCCGAACGATAAGGATGAAAAGATCATAGATTGGTTCGCTGAACGCACGTATTATACCGGCGGTGATTTCGACGATGACAAAAAGTTATTTGGCGACATCAAGAAATTGATCGGCGAGGTGACGGTCAAACACCAGATACCGAACAATTTTTTCTACTACCTGGCAACGCCACCCTCATTGTTTGCCAATGTCACGCACAAGATCGTCAACAACGGGCTGGGCAAGGAAGAGAATGGCAACTGGCGCCGATTTATCTACGAAAAACCGTTCGGCCACGACCTCGACTCGGCAAAGCAGTTAAACGCGGATCTGCTGAAAACTATTAAAGAAGATCAGATCTACCGCATCGACCATTATCTGGGCAAAGAAACCGTGCAGAATATTTTGGTCTTTCGCTTTGGCAACAGTATCTTTGAACCGATCTGGAATCGCAATTTCATCGACCACGTGCAGATCACGGTTGCCGAATCACTTGGTGTCGAGCAGCGAGGCGGTTATTACGATTCGGCAGGCGCCTTGAGGGATATGATCCCGAACCATATCTTTCAGCTTGTGACACTGACTGCGATGGAACCGCCGGTGTCGTTTGAGGCAAATGCCGTGCGCGATGAGCAGGCGAAGATCCTCCACGCCATCCAACCGTTTTCGCCGTCTGACGTTTTGCACTGCGCCGCTCGCGGTCAATACGGTGATGGGACGATCAACGACACCGCCGTTCCGGCTTACCGCACGGAGGAAAAGATCGCACCATTCTCAAATACCGAGACCTTTGCCGCTCTAAAGCTTTCGATCGACAATTGGCGTTGGGCGGGAGTTCCATTTTATCTGCGGACCGGCAAGCGAATGCCCGCCAAGCACTCGAGCATCGTCATTCAATTCAAGGCAGCCCCGTTCGTCCTTTTTCGCGACACCTCAGTCGAAAAGCTCACGACCAACCGCATCGTCATTCACATCCAACCGGATGAGGGCATCACTCTGCATTTCGGCGCCAAGGTGCCGGGTCCGATCGTCAGTATGGGCGCGGTGGATATGGATTTCAATTACGTAGACTATTTTGGTGAGCAGGTTGCCACGGGTTACGAGCGTCTGTTATTTGATTGTATGATCGGAGATGCGACACTGTTTCAGCGAGCCGATATGGTCGAGGCCGGCTGGAGTATAGTCACACCGATACTGGACGTGTGGAATGCTCTGCCGGCGAGGGACTTTCCGAATTACGCGTCCGGGACGTGGGGCCCGGCAGAATCAGAAAAGCTGCTCGAGCGTGACGGGCGAGCCTGGAAAAACCTCGTTGACTAA
- a CDS encoding DUF21 domain-containing protein has protein sequence MELELIAAVAILAGLLFLATIDMAFANMSDVSLRRLAADADAERKLGAAAFLREILENRPRFRFVMSSTIQVLLITFAVLLTLVIVRFTQDEMSMRLYALSIALIATVLARQVLPRLFVRTNTEAKLLFLLPAVRPLYAVASAIANPFASKRQSKEEQRLEQSFTPDYADERSDDSDDDFHALMEVGEAEGIIEGREREMIETMVEFSDTRAGEIMTPRTEICALSSSATIKDARELIIEEKYSRIPVYTDSIDNIVGMVYVRDLMQVWAEGKEADPVETIVREPLFVPETIPAAELLKRCRSTVFRSPS, from the coding sequence ATGGAATTGGAGTTGATCGCCGCCGTTGCCATTCTTGCCGGACTATTGTTCTTGGCAACGATCGATATGGCATTTGCTAATATGTCGGACGTTAGCCTGCGCCGACTGGCAGCCGACGCCGATGCCGAACGGAAACTTGGTGCGGCGGCCTTTCTGCGCGAGATCCTCGAAAATCGTCCGCGATTTAGATTTGTGATGTCGTCGACGATCCAGGTACTGCTGATCACTTTCGCCGTGCTTCTGACACTCGTCATCGTTCGTTTTACGCAAGACGAGATGTCGATGCGACTATATGCACTCTCGATCGCTCTGATCGCGACCGTACTCGCACGACAGGTACTGCCGCGGCTTTTTGTACGCACCAATACCGAAGCCAAACTTCTGTTTCTACTGCCCGCCGTCCGTCCGCTGTATGCGGTCGCCTCCGCGATCGCCAACCCGTTCGCTTCCAAACGCCAAAGCAAGGAAGAACAGCGCTTGGAACAAAGTTTCACCCCGGATTATGCGGACGAGAGATCAGACGACTCTGACGACGACTTTCACGCATTAATGGAGGTCGGTGAGGCTGAGGGAATTATCGAGGGCCGTGAGCGTGAAATGATCGAAACGATGGTCGAGTTTTCTGACACGCGTGCCGGCGAGATCATGACCCCGCGAACCGAGATCTGCGCGCTATCTTCGAGTGCGACGATAAAGGACGCCCGCGAACTGATCATCGAAGAGAAATATTCGCGTATCCCGGTCTATACTGACTCCATCGATAATATCGTCGGGATGGTCTACGTCCGCGATCTGATGCAGGTTTGGGCCGAAGGCAAAGAGGCCGATCCGGTCGAAACCATTGTGCGTGAACCGCTTTTTGTGCCCGAAACGATCCCAGCCGCGGAGTTGCTCAAAAGATGCAGATCGACCGTATTCAGATCGCCGTCGTGA
- a CDS encoding deoxyhypusine synthase: protein MAKKISKFLSGKRIDPKPISSDTSLADLIDESFMAYNGARLREACRLFTTKMLEDDVTIGVTLTGALTPAGLGISALIPLIKAGFIDWIISTGANLYHDTHFGIGLSLHQGNASLDDRILREEEVVRIYDIFFDYSVLLDTDSFFRRLIEHEEFQRPMSSAEFHYLCGKYIRAREEKLGIKEKSLLAAAYEYGVPIYTSSPGDSSIGMNIAAKELQGGKLILNPNLDVNETASIVLAAKRGVVHTGKQTKKGGKSAIFILGGGSPKNFALQTEPQIQEVLGIDEKGHDYFLQVTDARPDTGGLSGATPAEAVSWGKVDPEKLPDAVVCYVDSTVALPLITAYALARHEPRKARRLYDRRDEFMTLLKEEYELSTRR, encoded by the coding sequence ATGGCCAAAAAAATAAGCAAGTTTCTTAGTGGCAAACGGATAGATCCGAAGCCCATATCGTCCGACACCAGCCTCGCCGATCTGATCGACGAGTCGTTTATGGCATATAACGGCGCAAGGCTTCGGGAAGCGTGCCGACTGTTTACGACAAAGATGTTGGAGGACGATGTGACCATCGGAGTCACGCTGACCGGTGCGTTGACGCCTGCGGGGCTCGGGATCTCGGCGTTGATACCGCTGATCAAGGCCGGATTTATCGATTGGATCATCTCGACCGGTGCAAATCTATATCACGACACCCATTTCGGTATAGGGCTTTCGCTTCATCAGGGCAACGCCAGCCTAGACGACAGGATTCTGCGTGAAGAAGAGGTCGTGCGTATATACGATATTTTCTTTGATTACAGCGTACTGCTCGACACCGATTCGTTCTTTCGGCGACTGATCGAACACGAAGAATTTCAAAGGCCTATGAGTAGTGCCGAATTTCACTATCTCTGCGGCAAGTACATACGGGCACGCGAGGAAAAGCTCGGTATCAAGGAAAAATCATTATTGGCTGCCGCTTACGAATACGGCGTTCCGATCTATACTTCAAGCCCAGGCGATTCGTCGATCGGAATGAATATCGCGGCCAAGGAACTACAGGGCGGCAAACTCATCCTTAACCCTAATCTCGACGTTAACGAGACCGCCTCGATCGTACTCGCCGCCAAACGCGGCGTCGTGCATACCGGTAAGCAGACAAAGAAGGGCGGAAAATCGGCCATCTTCATCCTCGGAGGCGGCAGCCCGAAGAATTTCGCATTGCAAACTGAGCCTCAAATTCAGGAGGTTCTGGGGATCGACGAGAAAGGCCACGACTATTTCTTGCAAGTCACTGACGCACGCCCCGACACCGGCGGCCTCAGCGGAGCAACCCCCGCCGAAGCGGTTAGCTGGGGCAAGGTCGATCCGGAGAAATTGCCCGATGCGGTCGTGTGTTATGTCGACTCGACCGTTGCACTACCATTGATCACCGCCTACGCGCTTGCCCGCCACGAGCCGCGAAAAGCACGCAGACTATACGATCGGAGAGACGAATTTATGACGTTGCTCAAAGAGGAATACGAGCTCTCAACCAGGAGATAG
- the argH gene encoding argininosuccinate lyase has protein sequence MSLEIQEKFPAQNYKDNVLSDCFADAKEYFLDAYYRVDLAHAIMLEEQGIITKDELTAILQALMALDFNAIRSREYDGSFEDLFYLLQQEIAKGCDPDIAGKLHTARSRNDIDVTIYRLYLRQSCLTLLNSAMGLRRVFLDLAAEHHETLIPAYTHTQPAQPSTMAHFLLAMAENCGRDIKRLQRAYENMNYCPLGSGAITTTGFPIDRHRVSDLLGFTAPTVNSYASIASVDYFTEMLGATSAMLVNVGKFAQEFLLMAMMEFNVIRLSDGYVQGSSIMPQKRNPVALEHVRAIGSKALGQCLGVMTSIHNTPFGDINDVEDDLQPMIYSGIRDANRAVSLLGSTLKSATFNFDVLKKRAGENFIAVTELADSIVRQEGLPFRISHKIVGACVRKAIEAGSDVTYEILQSVSRDIIGRDLQMSPDQLAAAVSPENFVAVRTIYGGTAPSETRRALAVERGFETEDEKWFSERTVALERAADALEITVAERC, from the coding sequence ATGTCGTTAGAAATCCAAGAAAAATTTCCTGCACAGAATTACAAGGACAACGTCCTTTCGGACTGCTTCGCGGACGCCAAAGAGTATTTCCTCGATGCGTATTACCGCGTCGATCTGGCTCACGCGATTATGCTAGAGGAGCAGGGAATAATTACCAAGGACGAACTTACGGCGATATTACAGGCATTGATGGCTCTGGATTTCAATGCAATTCGCAGCAGGGAATACGACGGTAGCTTTGAGGATCTCTTTTATTTGCTGCAACAGGAGATCGCCAAAGGTTGTGATCCCGACATTGCCGGAAAGCTGCACACCGCCCGCAGCCGGAATGATATCGACGTGACAATATATCGTCTGTATCTGCGGCAATCTTGCTTAACGCTATTAAATTCGGCGATGGGCCTGCGGCGAGTTTTTCTGGATCTGGCGGCAGAACATCACGAAACGCTCATTCCGGCGTACACACACACACAACCGGCACAACCTTCGACGATGGCGCACTTTCTGCTCGCGATGGCAGAGAATTGCGGCCGGGATATTAAGCGACTGCAGAGGGCATATGAAAATATGAACTACTGCCCGCTCGGTTCCGGTGCGATAACGACCACGGGATTTCCGATCGACAGACACCGTGTTTCTGACCTACTTGGTTTTACGGCGCCGACCGTAAATTCCTACGCGTCGATAGCGTCGGTCGACTATTTCACGGAAATGCTCGGAGCAACATCGGCGATGCTCGTCAACGTCGGCAAATTTGCACAAGAATTCCTATTGATGGCGATGATGGAGTTTAACGTGATCCGCCTTTCTGACGGTTACGTGCAGGGTTCGTCGATAATGCCGCAGAAGCGAAATCCGGTGGCTCTCGAACACGTGCGTGCGATCGGCAGCAAGGCTCTGGGTCAATGCCTCGGTGTGATGACGAGTATCCACAACACGCCTTTCGGTGACATCAATGACGTCGAAGACGATCTGCAGCCGATGATCTATTCCGGCATACGCGATGCCAACCGGGCGGTGTCGCTGCTTGGTAGTACGCTAAAGTCTGCGACTTTCAATTTTGACGTGCTCAAGAAGCGGGCCGGCGAGAATTTTATCGCGGTCACAGAACTCGCCGATTCGATCGTTCGCCAGGAAGGGCTACCGTTCCGTATCTCGCATAAGATAGTTGGAGCGTGCGTTCGAAAAGCGATCGAAGCCGGTTCCGATGTGACCTACGAGATTCTGCAATCCGTTTCGAGGGATATCATCGGGCGTGATCTGCAAATGTCGCCGGACCAGCTCGCGGCGGCAGTTTCGCCTGAGAATTTTGTGGCCGTCCGCACGATCTATGGCGGTACCGCACCGTCGGAAACGCGCCGTGCGTTGGCTGTTGAAAGGGGATTTGAGACCGAGGATGAAAAGTGGTTTTCCGAAAGGACCGTGGCTCTCGAGCGTGCGGCGGACGCGTTGGAGATCACCGTCGCCGAACGCTGTTAG
- a CDS encoding PIG-L family deacetylase codes for MKTRIHKCAIIGLDVLALVSVLMIAIPARAQVRPIYDRGSAGLVQALKRLQTTARVMHTGAHPDDEDSGLLAYLARKEQARTSYLALNRGDGGQNVIGEELFESLGTIRTEELLQARRLDGGSQFFTRVMDYGFSKKREEAARIWGEREVLGDMVRAIRIFKPMVIISRFAGTPADGHGQHQLVGYLTPIAFKAAADPKEFPEQLTGDILPWQAKKLYVSQSFVPNPQNVPSLTVNTGEYDSLLGRSYFEIAMEGRSQHKSQEMGTLELRGKQTSGVRLLESTAKAVDKESSVFDGIDTSITGIAANSNDTSAPFIEKLKVLQATAVEALKSYDPYAPGKLVPMLARGYREAADAESATRNPYSKSLVHVKREEFANALMLASGTVVDALADTETIVAGDSTNVAVRVFAPDATEIKVVKAEVKVPQDWKSDSIAEPPAPPSTGFRNIRENARSASFFKLTTSSTSEPTQPYWLTKPRTNSTFDWSGAGESQSLPFQKPLAIAEVTFDFGGNSVKIEKEVEYRYADDIRGEIRRELNVVPAVTIGMDSNLLIAPTSSKSATYRLVMTVTNHKSGTAKGSAGFGLPSGWALSPKTADFELKKKGDKTALTFDLTIPANAKPNKYPLRAVANMDGNSYDLQVQETLYPHIQTHRIYTEAEITAQVLDLKVAPVRVGYIMGSGDKVPQAIRRLGLDVKMLSEKDLSTGDLSQFDTIVVGIRASQVRTDYIANNGRLTEFMNNGGTLIVQYQQQEFARLNLMPYPAKMEGNIRVVDENAPVKILKGDHPVFNFPNKIGDADWLNWVQERDLYCVTDFDATKYVPLLESHDEGEKESNGGMLYAQVGKGRFLYSSYSWFRQLPVGNPGAYRLFANMLSLPKSPAK; via the coding sequence ATGAAAACTAGAATTCATAAATGTGCAATTATCGGGCTAGACGTCCTGGCCCTAGTCAGTGTTTTGATGATCGCGATACCGGCTCGTGCCCAGGTTCGGCCTATTTATGACCGAGGCTCGGCAGGGCTTGTCCAAGCACTCAAGCGCCTGCAGACAACGGCGCGTGTGATGCATACCGGAGCCCATCCGGATGACGAAGATTCCGGTTTGCTTGCGTATCTCGCACGAAAAGAACAGGCTCGAACGTCATACCTCGCTCTTAATCGCGGAGATGGTGGCCAAAACGTGATCGGGGAAGAACTTTTTGAATCCTTGGGGACTATCCGCACGGAAGAATTGCTGCAAGCCCGCAGGCTTGATGGCGGTAGTCAGTTTTTTACCCGCGTGATGGACTATGGGTTTTCGAAAAAACGGGAAGAGGCCGCACGGATCTGGGGAGAACGCGAAGTTCTGGGTGATATGGTTCGTGCCATCAGGATCTTCAAGCCGATGGTGATCATTTCACGATTTGCCGGAACTCCGGCTGATGGACACGGACAGCACCAGTTGGTCGGATATTTGACGCCGATCGCTTTTAAGGCCGCAGCCGACCCAAAGGAGTTTCCCGAACAGTTGACGGGCGACATTTTGCCGTGGCAAGCGAAAAAGCTATATGTCTCGCAGAGTTTTGTGCCGAATCCGCAGAATGTGCCTTCGCTCACCGTGAACACGGGTGAGTACGACTCGCTCTTGGGTCGATCATATTTTGAGATCGCGATGGAGGGCCGTAGCCAACACAAATCGCAGGAAATGGGGACGTTGGAACTGCGTGGAAAGCAAACGTCCGGTGTACGACTGCTTGAGTCCACTGCTAAGGCCGTTGACAAGGAGTCGAGCGTGTTTGACGGTATCGACACTTCAATTACGGGGATCGCGGCAAACTCAAATGACACTTCTGCACCATTTATCGAAAAGCTAAAAGTATTGCAGGCAACTGCGGTGGAAGCACTAAAGAGTTATGATCCCTACGCACCGGGAAAATTGGTGCCGATGCTGGCACGCGGTTACCGGGAAGCGGCGGACGCCGAATCGGCAACCCGAAATCCTTATTCGAAGTCGCTCGTACACGTGAAACGTGAGGAATTTGCGAACGCATTGATGTTAGCCTCGGGCACGGTGGTAGACGCTCTCGCCGATACGGAAACGATCGTCGCTGGTGATTCGACCAACGTCGCAGTTCGCGTATTTGCCCCCGACGCGACAGAGATCAAGGTCGTAAAGGCCGAGGTCAAGGTGCCGCAAGACTGGAAATCAGATTCGATTGCCGAACCGCCGGCACCGCCATCGACCGGATTTCGGAACATTCGCGAGAATGCCCGCTCGGCTTCGTTCTTCAAATTAACGACCTCTTCGACATCCGAACCGACGCAGCCATACTGGTTGACGAAACCCCGGACCAACTCTACTTTTGACTGGTCAGGTGCCGGTGAGAGTCAGAGCCTTCCGTTTCAGAAACCGCTCGCGATCGCTGAGGTGACGTTCGATTTTGGTGGTAACTCGGTCAAGATCGAAAAGGAAGTTGAATATCGTTACGCGGATGATATTCGTGGCGAGATTCGCCGCGAATTAAATGTAGTGCCGGCCGTCACTATCGGTATGGACTCGAATTTGCTTATCGCTCCGACATCATCCAAATCCGCGACCTATCGCCTCGTAATGACTGTTACGAATCACAAGTCGGGAACGGCAAAAGGCTCGGCCGGATTTGGCTTGCCATCCGGTTGGGCCCTGTCGCCAAAAACCGCTGACTTCGAACTTAAGAAAAAAGGCGATAAGACTGCACTGACGTTTGACCTGACCATTCCGGCCAATGCGAAGCCAAACAAATATCCATTGCGGGCGGTCGCCAATATGGATGGCAATTCTTATGACCTTCAGGTGCAGGAGACCTTGTACCCGCATATCCAAACCCACCGCATTTACACTGAGGCCGAAATTACCGCACAAGTGTTGGACCTCAAAGTTGCCCCGGTCCGGGTCGGCTATATTATGGGTAGCGGGGATAAAGTGCCGCAAGCGATCAGGCGGCTCGGGCTCGATGTCAAAATGTTGAGCGAAAAGGATCTCTCGACGGGCGATCTTTCGCAATTTGACACCATCGTCGTCGGCATTAGAGCATCGCAGGTGCGTACCGATTACATTGCCAACAATGGCAGGCTGACCGAGTTTATGAATAACGGCGGAACGTTGATCGTACAGTATCAGCAGCAGGAATTCGCTCGACTCAACCTGATGCCTTATCCGGCTAAAATGGAAGGCAATATCCGCGTCGTCGATGAAAACGCACCGGTCAAAATACTTAAAGGCGATCATCCGGTCTTCAATTTTCCGAACAAGATCGGTGATGCAGACTGGTTAAACTGGGTACAAGAGCGAGACCTTTATTGCGTCACTGACTTTGACGCGACAAAATACGTGCCGCTGCTCGAGTCTCACGATGAGGGCGAAAAGGAAAGCAACGGAGGTATGTTGTATGCCCAGGTCGGAAAGGGGCGATTCCTATACTCTTCGTATTCGTGGTTCCGCCAATTGCCGGTCGGGAACCCTGGAGCGTATCGACTGTTCGCTAATATGCTAAGTTTGCCTAAGTCACCAGCAAAATAG